aatcAGTCTGCATTCAAGGATGACTACAAAAATCTAAGAATACTTTTTGCTTGAGAggctgttatttttagtatatggACAATTGTAAATAAAACAGAGTATCTAAACAACTCTATgaccataaaaaaataaaaatagcagtTGATTGGATCAGTCGCTGCACTGTGAGTCAATACACTGAGGATTTTTGTATAAACTAACAAAGTGAGTTTTTGCGGTTGGAGACAGCagatattcaagattcaagagttttttattcgccatgtttgagcgtgccaaacaaggaatttgactggAATTTacatgggaggttgattccaaaaTATGACTTCAGTAGAGCAGATGTTCATTCTTGGTTATGAGCTATATATGTAGAGACCAGAATTATGCATGTAGGGATGCCCAATCATTTCTATAACCTAGTTCTCAAGCAGATGATCTTTTAATTACTATTTGGGTCACAGCGTGGAAAAGAGCTAAAAATAGAGGTCATGGATTTCGCCTGCATTTGGTTTATCTCGTGCCGTTCTCTTATTTGAGCCTTACTAGGTTGCCAAATGCATGCATTTATTTGGGGGAGGGTGATCCAGTAACATTGAAACAAGTCCTTATGCGACGCTTATTATACTCGATTGCAATGTCATAAAATCTAAACATGTATGAAGGCTGTGTGAACAAATATTTTAGAAAACCGAACCTCTTAGCCATTCTAGACGCATTTGCAGAAAGGGCAATAGATTATTAGGGGTATGTAATATTAATCTCTGACATTTAAACATTAACTATAATATGTCAAAACTATTTTAGCATCACAATCATCATAACAATTGTGTTTACCACTGCAGCCTCTGCCTCCAAAGTTCCTGAACCTACTCCCACTATACAATTTGTGATAGATACCCCACACTTTGGAAATCCCTGCCATAGAAGATTGCTGGATGGATGGCTTTGTGGGGAAAGATTCATCTGTGTTGAAGAGGTGCAGGCTAGTGGATGTATAGTGTCATGTGTAGCCTGTGAGCGCCTCAACCACTGAAGCTAAGCTTTAGTATCCCGCTGGCAGTGCCTGCATTCCCTCATCGACATCTGTGTCCAATAATATTCTCGCATGCAAGCTTTTCTTTGAACACTTGGCAAGCCACGATTTTCAGATGGAGGAGATTTATGACTAGAGACAACCCCTGGTTTGTTGCCTAATGGATGATCCTCTTACTGTTAAACTATGGAAAATGTACACGATagaagtatttttttaaacattggaTCTTATTGATCTCTGCACTGTCATCAATGTCACCCCTGTATTCCCCAATATGTGTCGTCGATATTTATTGCATTACTATAATACAGCTGAAGCTCGACTCGATGTGGTTTGGTTTGATTTGACTTGATTTAAAGTCGTTTGACAAGAAGATGTCGCAATAGCACTCCATTTTGCAACCACAGAGAAGCATCCAGAACGTTTAAACATACACCAGTGATTACCTGTCAGAGGATGTGCGGAATTGTATTAGTTGTGACAAAGACTGCCGAGCTATGGGAATACATGCATGGTGAAAAAATGGTGGAATCCATGTAAAATCGAGCTTCAACTGTATTGAGATTTCCCCAAAAAGATGAGAGGTTTGAAATTTGAAGTTTTCTACACCGAGAAACATTCGACTGCTGGGAGCTCCCGTGCATGCAGCATTTCCATCCACCTGCAGCTTGCTCTGTTTTTTCCCTCCTAGATGATGTGCTGGTTGAGGAAACCCAAATGAACTGCATCCCTCTACCCAGCCTGATGAATCCATCCTCGATGGTTGGCATGTCTTTGAGCATGGAAATGCCCCGGAAGCGAAAGGGCAGTGTGGACAACCAGTAAGTAAGACTACACACAGTATGTTatcaattttgtttcttttagtaaacacaaatgaataaaatgtctGCCGATGATGGCTATTGTCTCTGTTTCTTCATCTTCTTAGGGAAACAAGATTGACCCCCATCCTCAATGCAGATATGGAAGAGGATCAAAACGAGTAGGTGTTCACGTGCGAGTGCACATGTAATTGTACTGAACCTATCTATCTGGGAAATGTATACTAGAGCCCGACCGATAACTGATTCCAATATTGGTAGCTAAAAACAACCCCGCTGCTGCCTTCAAAtcaagaaatgcataaaatttCCACTTTGTTGGAAACTTAATAAtcaaatcaattaattaatcaaaATATTGTGTGTGCCGTACTAAATATTCAGGTGTGGTCTGCATTTtacagtttattttttattttttttacactattttataataatataatgtcaaattgaaagtttttttttttttgtctacagCACAGATGGAGAGGATCAACATGCCAAAATGAAATGTTTCAGGTAGTAACACCACTTTTGATACCACACATCCCAAACAAATGTGGAATATGCTGTTGCGCTCCTGGGGTAAAAGAAAACATCATTGTTTGTCTATGCAGGGAGCCACACAGCCAAATAGAAAAACGAAGGCGGGACAAAATGAACACGCTCATTGACAAGCTGTCAGACTTGATTCCAACATGTAACCCAATGTCTCGGAAGCTGGACAAACTCACTGTGCTCAGAATGGCCGTTCAGCACCTCAAATCCCTCAGAGGTACCAGATAttacttgtttgttgttttgtttaattgttttggGATGTCCCGTATTGTTTTCATCACTTATTCATATTCCCATAATATTAAGAGAATGAAATGTGGAATCTAGGAATAGGATTTGTAGATTAAATCTCCATTACAGATCTACTTGTAATCTGAGAAAAAACATGATAGACTATATACTGTATCttttaagtatttttttaaaggcaaaGTCAGTCCACAAATTTTCTTTAGAATATGTCGTATGTGCCCCGACTAGTCTAAACACGGccttctgattaatattgtgtttgtggactAAGAATTAAGCAGCATGATTCACTTATTTTCAAATGGTTTTGAATTCTCCCACACTCCAGGTTCTGCAAGCTCTTTTTCTGACACCAACTATAAACCGTCATTCCTGCCTGATGAGGAGCTCCAACACCTTATCTTAAAGGTAGCCATCTGACTTCATTTGCACTAACCTGCCATGCTTTATCCTAATTAGGGGTGTTCCGATCAGGGTTTTACCGATCATCCACCAGTGAGCTCAACCGATTCCGATCCTGATCACCGCACATTCTTAAGTCGCAAAATCTTTGCACAGCAACATGTGTATTAGGGCTCCCCAATTAATCACATTTTAATAATCACGATTTTGGCTTCAGATGATCTCAAAATTAATATAATGGAGGTCAAACGATTATTTGGTGTTTCTGTTCTGAGACGTGCATGCGCAACTCAACCGCGACGCCCCCGCATGTGTTTAGAGTAGAGCTGTAGGCCGTATTAACAGGCAGTGTTATAGTGTTCATATTTTGGACAAACGTGAACTGAACGGTTCCAACGGAATGGTTTTGAACGGcagtttatttttgttcaaGGGTGTTAGGTTTTCTATtcttaaatttcaaaataaaaccttttAACATGCTTttccaatttcaaaaacatcgtGATTTCAATATTCAACAGAATAATCGTGATTATGATTTTTACCCATAATCGAGCAGCCCTAATGTGTATGCAGTTCGGCATGTGTCCGTATAGTGCTTAGAAAAGGGGAAGAGTACGTCATGAGATGTGAGTGGCCGGGTTTTGCATTGATCGATATGATGATCATGTACTTTTTCAGGAAAATTAGCTCTTCACAATCACTGGCTGATGATCGGAGCACCACTAATTCTAATTTGGGGGCTTTTCATATGTGTAGTCTCTCTGGTAACGTGAGGGTGTCTTGACCATGTTCTCACAGTGGCGCACCGTACTCTtcagattttctcttttttgttgtCGGCAGGCTGCGGATGGGTTCCTGTTTGTAGTCGGCTGTGATCGTGGGAAAATTGTTTTTGTCTCTGAGTCCATCACGAAGATATTAAATTATAGTCGGGtaacacttgtttttgttttgtttgttttgtttgtttgtatttttactcTACCTGCAGCATCTCCTGACACACTTAATAGGACACACCTAAAAACAGAGTACACATCATCAATCAGCAACAACCACAAGAATGCAGATATTCAATACAAGGGCTTTATCAAGCAATTGTATCGTGTGTGCTCCATTTTGACGATGCAGTATTACAAGCCCGCAAACTactacaacaataataaacaaataattaacaaaatatacatttttgtAGGCACAAAGAATAATTGAACTTCTATATTGGGTATCATATTGTGCAAGTTGTCATAACGTAGTCCATGGTCTGTGTATAAAATGAATTCTTGACTTCCATTTAGTGGTGTGTTCTGGGGTGTGACATCTATTATCACCATACCCTGTTAATAATTAAAACTATGGCTCTGACATCTTGGTCATCATTGCAGGTCAGGTTGACACATTTTGGTTCTTCCCTCTAGGTGGAACTGATTGGACAGAGCTTCTTTGATTATGTCCACCCTAAAGACATAGGCAAAGTAAAGGAGCAGCTGTCGGCTTCTGAACTGTACCCACGGGAACGGCTAATAGATGCAAAAagtaaaacaattatttttgtttcctaAGTTCGCGTGAGAACATTTGTGATACTGTCGTATCTACAGCTGGTTTGCAGGTGCAGGCTGACCTTCCAGTGGGCGCAGCACGATTGTGTTCAGGTGCACGGCGCTCCTTCTTCTGTCGCATGAAGTGCAACAAAAACCTCAAAGTTGAGGAGAAGGAATTGCAAGCCAGCACGTCCAAAAAGAAAGGTAGTCAAGTGATTCTGTGAATCCGTTTGTTGCCTCTTTGCTTTTGAAGTTCTGCGAAACCTCTACTTACAAACATTTCGAGTTACGAACCGGAGTCTCCAAACTTTTTTGCCTCCATTACGAACCAAATTTGACATCTGAACCCGTGAGCGACTGTCAGAGCATGTCGGGTGACGTGTGTCTCTACCCTACCTTCCCTGCGTGTTAGCATATTGACAAGTTCATCCACAGTCAATCATGTCTCCTAAGCAAAAAGATGTGAGGGTAGTCAGAAGAGGGTGTCGCAAATGTAGAAATTAAGCATACGTGCATGGATTCTCCCACTCGCCATCTCCCACAGCCCACTGTCTCTCAAGCGCCTACTCCTAGACTAGAGCAAGCTGTCTACGTCTTTCAAGGTAAAGTTCTTACGGGAAAAATCCCTTCTGCTTGCGAACCTTTTGACCTACGAACACGGGACAAATTCGTAAATAGCGGTTTCACTGTATTAAGTACAGTACATGTGCAAAAATATCCCAACGTACTATTTCAATTTGGTCTGTATCTGTGTGCACTTAGAGACGCAGAAATACTGCACAGTCCACTGTACAGGCTACATGCGTAGCTGGCACTCCAGTCAGCTGGAAGCAGAGGGCCAGTGCGACGCAGATAAGCAGGATAGCTCTCACTTCAGCTGTCTGGTCGCCGTGGGGCGCATCCACTCCAACTCGTCCCCGCAAGTTAATGGAGCTTTCCGGGTCAAACCCACAGAGTTCGTCACGCGCTATACCATGGATGGCAAGTTTACTTTTGTTGATCAAAGGTAAACTGGAATTTCAGTGCTTCAATACTTTCCAAACTTTCTGTGGAAAACATTTGGGGAATTTATTATATAGAAAATGTATtgtagatacggcccgccacatcatttgatgtggcccgcgaagacaaattgtgcattaaatttgtgtgtcattattggaatagcaaattgtcttcacttttaataatatatatttaataataataatatattttttaatatttgaccagtttttactcgtctgatttgaaaacgagttatttgtcagtttgttttatagcttttactgtatataatatgaggtgctcatacatttatttgggttgactgtAATAGTGGCCCTCTGAAAAAAGCTATCACTACAATGCGACCCgcgaaaaaaaacgagtttgacacccctgttctataTTATGATTATCCATGTTCCAAATGAGCTATTTTCAAAGTCTTTAGTGCCAAACGTTGGTAATGTAACCATGTAGAATGTTTAAGTCATATTTCATAGCTTTTACACATTAATTTACACTGCTATTACTCACAAGTGTTTTGTTCTAATTATTGGTGACTCTTTGCAGAGCAACAACCATTCTTGGTTACCTTCCCCAAGAATTGCTCGGTACTTCATGCTACGAGTACTTCCATCAAGACGACTTAGCGCATTTAGCTGACTGTCATCGAAAAGGTAAGTTAAATTTCTTGACAGTCAATCCCTCTGCCTAAATGGGCGAGAGCCATATCAACACAATTCCTTTTTGCTGCGTCTCCATCTTACAGTGCTACGAAGTAAGGAGAAAATAGACACGAACCGCTATaagtttaaaacaaaatatggcTCTTTTGTCACGCTGCAAAGTCAGTGGTTTAGTTTTGTCAACCCATGGACCAAAGAAGTTGAATACATCGTGTCAACAAATACAGTCATATTGTAAGTAGAAGCTTCACGGGTTCATTTTTATCGGCTAAATGTAGGGAGCGTTTTCATCAGCGCTCTCCCTTTCTCTCACTACAGGAATGATCACAGTCAAACAAGTCGGTCAGGGAACAAGACTGAAGAGTCTTCTAAGGCTGTCGCAGGTCAGTTAAAATGACTTAAAAAGTACTCATTGTATGGTGTTGTAAAATAACTTGAGTCCTGGAAGTAAGTATGGTAAAGCTACTGTTCCCGCTCATTTATTTTAGAAGATGGAAAGAAATCTCTTCCAATAATACCAGGCATCTCTACCACACCTGGTACAATGATATACGCTGGAACCATTGGGACTCAGATTGCCAATGAGCTGCTTGACTTTAATAGGTGAGGAATAATTGTGATCTACTTTACCTCTTCCTCCTTATTTTCTGTAAACTTGCATTGTCAGAAATGTCTTGATATAATTTAAGTTCATTTTCTGCGCCGTTTTAGAATGAACTCATCACCCTCCAGTGGTAATGTGAGCCCATTTAGTCTGCCACTCGACAAATCTCCACTCGCCACGACTCATCACCAAGTCAACCACAATGTGAGTGTCAACAACAATgtgagtgaatttcaaactcTTCATTCAAAGTCTGTTTGAAAATACCTTTTAGTAGTTAATTAATAAAAGCATTGCTGCCGTCATGAATtggatattttttaaatgaaccaaaaaaaaaacaatgtttcaGGCTTcggcagacaaaaaaaactgttgcTGCTTGAGGATGAGCCTGAATATAAAACTACTATTTTAGGAGTGTAGCTAGAAGTGGAATACACCTTTGATTTGGTAACCTTTTGGTTTTTGTTACTGCACTTGAACAAAACATGACCTCCCAGATTGCATGTCATTAGACAGTACACGTAATTGCATTGATGCTTACGTTGCTTTAGAATTATGAATGTTTCAATCAAAACAACTGTGGCGTTATGACTTGgcatttcaaaatgtaaataataataaataaataaataatttcggTGTCATTGTGGTTGTGCAAAGACATGACTAAAAACATTACAGCTTCTCTTCCATAATAGATTAGTGGATAGATATCCAGACCACAGCTTGGTTTTTACAGGGcctctgcattaaaaaaaaaaaaaaaaacttgaaaaataTAATGTATAAGAGTTCATCATATTGGATGTATCAGTCACTATGATGCAATGCACTACAGAAGAATTAACTTAGTGTCAAATATTTAGCCCTCTTACGACATCAAAATTATGAAGGTGGTCATATTTTTGTGTTTATTATGTTTGAAGGGATATAGATAATAATTgcttcaaaatatatattttttgttcatttattggTTTCAGCATGTTTAATATACATTCTTTACCCTTTAAGTGCTCCCCTGTTCCTTAATTTTGCATAAAAATTAGACATACTTTAACTGAGACAGATGTCTTGTGGTGTTCACATAGAGAAGATTTTTAAACACATGTTCTCATGCTATTGAATGAGCGGTTCTGTTAATAGCGTGTGTTACCATCTACCTTGCCAAGTTATATTTAGCCCCCACAGTTTCATTTCAACACCATGTATTTTGCTGTCCAGGTGCCAAATGGGGATGTgacagaggaggagatgccagaAAAGTCCAACTCAGAAGATGAGCTTCAGGGGGCGCCTATTCCTGGAAGGGAGACACTAATGGGTACATTCCATAATTCTTTTCCTCTGGTGTCATTTAAATGGTGTCCGTGCATGTGCTTGTTCGTTCTCTTGTCTACTAAAGGGTTAACATTTGTTGGTATCTCCCTCAGTTATGTTGTTTCCAATCCAATTTTCTCTACACGTCCATAACTTTGTTCTCACTCTGAACCCACCACAGAGGACAGCTCACAGCTAGACCTGGACAGCATGGTTGAACCGGGCCTCGGCGGTCTTAGTAATGACGAAGCAGCGATGGCAGTGATCATGAGACTCCTGGAGACAGACTCCAACTTGGGTGAAGGCGAGGACTTTGAAGAGATGCACTGGTCCTTATAGAGTCCGCAGTTGAAAGCCGAGACAGTGACAGAAATGCTCTGTCAGGCTGTGTTTGATTTATGAATCAATCCTACTATAAGCTATGAGAACGACTCTTCTTAAAAGGCAACGGTGTCGCCAAAGAGACTGGCTTTTCTCGGGAGGATCTACATGTGCCTCCAAAACCTTACTGCAATCTGCCTGCCATGGAAAAATGATAATTTACTGCTTAATGAGGCAAATCTGTTGTCATTAAGACCATTGTTGAGACAAACAGTGGTTTGGGAGTTCCGCTTATGTTTTCCACCTACACTTGAACACAGGATGAGAGTGATGCAAAAAATGCACTGAACTGCCCCCCTTCCCTTTTTTGTGTTCCATCGAACTCTGATGAAAAAGGAGCAATTCTACTCCTGTTGGTGAACCTCCCCCTTCCCACTTTTGCCTCAGAGCACGTTTTTGTCCCTGTTGGTTTGTGAACATTGCATTACCCGCATGTGCAATTCATAATACCACTTCAATAGACATTAAGAGACGACGGCTCAGCAATCACCTCATATCTGTCTTATTAATGCTATGATCTAGTTTATTTTTCAAGTGTATCAGTATAAAAGGCGAATACTCAGGACTGATGGGGGGTGAAAAATAGCCACCCACTATTAACGTAAAGTCACGCAGTTCTTAGCAGCTGTAGCAGTATTTAACAATTTACATTATGCCCTTACATACTTAAACTTGAAACGTGTTATTGTTATGTTCACATGTGCAACTGTTGGTCTGATTTATAATAAGGTTTTTATCAGTGGCAGTCATCTATTCAGAGATTTAAGGGATTATTTTACGTACTAGTCATCATGCATTCCACAAATGTTTATGATACACGTACATTTCTGTTGCTGTACTTTGACCTGACATTTGAATGAGAGTCTGTCAGTCGGCGTTACCTCATGTTTAGTCCACAGTTGACACACTACACAGGAATATGTAAATATAGAtatgtatatatagatatataagtatatataaaatatatgtatgtatgtatgtatatatagatatatgtgtgtgtgtatatgtgtgtgtgtatgtatatatattaatatactatatacatacatatatatatatacatacatacatatatgtaaataaatgtacatatataatatatatacgtattttatatatatagatagatagatatagtgGAGGAAATACGTATTTGATCTCTAACTAATGTTGTGAGGTTGCCCTCTGACAAAGAAGTGAACAGTATATAATTTTAAAGgtagggttgttttttttaacaatgagAGACAGCAtatagaaaagaaaatgcagAAAACCACATTATATAAAGGATATAAATAGATTTGCTAGATTTGCATTTCATTGAGGTAAATAAGTATTTGATCCCCTGCCAACCGTTAACAATTCTGACTCCCACAGACTGCAGACTGTCACCTGCAGCAAAGATATGTGTATGTAATATCTTGTATATCTGTTAAAACCTGAGATTTGgcaaaaggttcaagggggcttTTATATACAATCTAATACTTCTGCAAGCCACTGTTTGTTAGAAATTCACCCATAGTGTTTGTATACAATTCAGTCACCGAAACCAACACGGCCAAAGACTGAGTACCAGCCGAGCTATATATTATAATTCCATGTATCCTTACTGTCATTGTTCCTACTGCTATCCTTTTGGGACTGTTGCAGGTTTTATTATTACTTATTTATAATTGATGAATAATTCTGTGTCGTATGCTCAAAATACAAGGGGCCCACAGATTAAGGCTCTGAACTCGTGGACACTCTTGCTTCTGTCCAAAGTGCCTTTGGACATTTCCA
The window above is part of the Syngnathus typhle isolate RoL2023-S1 ecotype Sweden linkage group LG7, RoL_Styp_1.0, whole genome shotgun sequence genome. Proteins encoded here:
- the bmal2 gene encoding aryl hydrocarbon receptor nuclear translocator-like protein 2 isoform X2; its protein translation is MAAAKHTAAGGGDTTDDEARDDVLVEETQMNCIPLPSLMNPSSMVGMSLSMEMPRKRKGSVDNQETRLTPILNADMEEDQNDTDGEDQHAKMKCFREPHSQIEKRRRDKMNTLIDKLSDLIPTCNPMSRKLDKLTVLRMAVQHLKSLRGSASSFSDTNYKPSFLPDEELQHLILKAADGFLFVVGCDRGKIVFVSESITKILNYSRVELIGQSFFDYVHPKDIGKVKEQLSASELYPRERLIDAKTGLQVQADLPVGAARLCSGARRSFFCRMKCNKNLKVEEKELQASTSKKKETQKYCTVHCTGYMRSWHSSQLEAEGQCDADKQDSSHFSCLVAVGRIHSNSSPQVNGAFRVKPTEFVTRYTMDGKFTFVDQRATTILGYLPQELLGTSCYEYFHQDDLAHLADCHRKVLRSKEKIDTNRYKFKTKYGSFVTLQSQWFSFVNPWTKEVEYIVSTNTVILNDHSQTSRSGNKTEESSKAVAEDGKKSLPIIPGISTTPGTMIYAGTIGTQIANELLDFNRMNSSPSSGNVSPFSLPLDKSPLATTHHQVNHNVPNGDVTEEEMPEKSNSEDELQGAPIPGRETLMEDSSQLDLDSMVEPGLGGLSNDEAAMAVIMRLLETDSNLGEGEDFEEMHWSL
- the bmal2 gene encoding aryl hydrocarbon receptor nuclear translocator-like protein 2 isoform X1 — encoded protein: MAAAKHTAAGGGDTTDDEARDDVLVEETQMNCIPLPSLMNPSSMVGMSLSMEMPRKRKGSVDNQETRLTPILNADMEEDQNDTDGEDQHAKMKCFREPHSQIEKRRRDKMNTLIDKLSDLIPTCNPMSRKLDKLTVLRMAVQHLKSLRGSASSFSDTNYKPSFLPDEELQHLILKAADGFLFVVGCDRGKIVFVSESITKILNYSRVELIGQSFFDYVHPKDIGKVKEQLSASELYPRERLIDAKTGLQVQADLPVGAARLCSGARRSFFCRMKCNKNLKVEEKELQASTSKKKETQKYCTVHCTGYMRSWHSSQLEAEGQCDADKQDSSHFSCLVAVGRIHSNSSPQVNGAFRVKPTEFVTRYTMDGKFTFVDQRATTILGYLPQELLGTSCYEYFHQDDLAHLADCHRKVLRSKEKIDTNRYKFKTKYGSFVTLQSQWFSFVNPWTKEVEYIVSTNTVILNDHSQTSRSGNKTEESSKAVAEDGKKSLPIIPGISTTPGTMIYAGTIGTQIANELLDFNRMNSSPSSGNVSPFSLPLDKSPLATTHHQVNHNVSVNNNVPNGDVTEEEMPEKSNSEDELQGAPIPGRETLMEDSSQLDLDSMVEPGLGGLSNDEAAMAVIMRLLETDSNLGEGEDFEEMHWSL
- the bmal2 gene encoding aryl hydrocarbon receptor nuclear translocator-like protein 2 isoform X3, yielding MNCIPLPSLMNPSSMVGMSLSMEMPRKRKGSVDNQETRLTPILNADMEEDQNDTDGEDQHAKMKCFREPHSQIEKRRRDKMNTLIDKLSDLIPTCNPMSRKLDKLTVLRMAVQHLKSLRGSASSFSDTNYKPSFLPDEELQHLILKAADGFLFVVGCDRGKIVFVSESITKILNYSRVELIGQSFFDYVHPKDIGKVKEQLSASELYPRERLIDAKTGLQVQADLPVGAARLCSGARRSFFCRMKCNKNLKVEEKELQASTSKKKETQKYCTVHCTGYMRSWHSSQLEAEGQCDADKQDSSHFSCLVAVGRIHSNSSPQVNGAFRVKPTEFVTRYTMDGKFTFVDQRATTILGYLPQELLGTSCYEYFHQDDLAHLADCHRKVLRSKEKIDTNRYKFKTKYGSFVTLQSQWFSFVNPWTKEVEYIVSTNTVILNDHSQTSRSGNKTEESSKAVAEDGKKSLPIIPGISTTPGTMIYAGTIGTQIANELLDFNRMNSSPSSGNVSPFSLPLDKSPLATTHHQVNHNVSVNNNVPNGDVTEEEMPEKSNSEDELQGAPIPGRETLMEDSSQLDLDSMVEPGLGGLSNDEAAMAVIMRLLETDSNLGEGEDFEEMHWSL
- the bmal2 gene encoding aryl hydrocarbon receptor nuclear translocator-like protein 2 isoform X4; the protein is MAAAKHTAAGGGDTTDDEARDDVLVEETQMNCIPLPSLMNPSSMVGMSLSMEMPRKRKGSVDNQETRLTPILNADMEEDQNDTDGEDQHAKMKCFREPHSQIEKRRRDKMNTLIDKLSDLIPTCNPMSRKLDKLTVLRMAVQHLKSLRGSASSFSDTNYKPSFLPDEELQHLILKVELIGQSFFDYVHPKDIGKVKEQLSASELYPRERLIDAKTGLQVQADLPVGAARLCSGARRSFFCRMKCNKNLKVEEKELQASTSKKKETQKYCTVHCTGYMRSWHSSQLEAEGQCDADKQDSSHFSCLVAVGRIHSNSSPQVNGAFRVKPTEFVTRYTMDGKFTFVDQRATTILGYLPQELLGTSCYEYFHQDDLAHLADCHRKVLRSKEKIDTNRYKFKTKYGSFVTLQSQWFSFVNPWTKEVEYIVSTNTVILNDHSQTSRSGNKTEESSKAVAEDGKKSLPIIPGISTTPGTMIYAGTIGTQIANELLDFNRMNSSPSSGNVSPFSLPLDKSPLATTHHQVNHNVSVNNNVPNGDVTEEEMPEKSNSEDELQGAPIPGRETLMEDSSQLDLDSMVEPGLGGLSNDEAAMAVIMRLLETDSNLGEGEDFEEMHWSL